The Borrelia sp. HM sequence TAATAAGCAATTTAGAAGAAGTATACGAGACATGCAAAAAACACAAAAAAATTTACTATCAAGATGTTCTTCCAACTGTCAAAAAAGTAATAGAATTTTACAAAAAAAATCAAAAAACATTTATCAAGTATATTAAAATACCCAAACTCTTATCCGCCTATAATACCATTCACCCAGTAAATACCGCAATACTAACTGTAGCACTTGGAAGTGAAATGAATTTAAACAATCATAAAATGGTTGAACTTTGCACAGCAGCCCTTTTGCACAAAATAGGGTTCTTATTTATTCCTTTAAAAATAAGCGAAAAAAAAGAAAAATTAAGTGAAGAAGAATTCGAAATAATAAAAAAATACCCCTCTATAGGTTATACCATACTATCAACTACTAATTTTTCGCAATCTATATGTTCAACAATACTCACTCATAAAGAAAATTTAGATGGTTCAGGATATCCTAATAAGCTTAAAAGTGAAAACATAAATATTGAGTCTAATGTAATAGGTGCTGCTAGTGCATATAGTGCAATACTCTTAGATAGAATATATAAAGAAGCCTTAAATTCTGGAGCATCTCTTATCGAATTAATACAAGATGCTGACAAGAAGTTTGATAAAAGGGTGTTAAAACTAATAATTAAAGTTCTCTCTCAATGTCCATTGGACTTTATTGTTGAACTTAATGATCAATCAATTGCTAAAATAATAAAAATTAGTGAAACTAATGCAAATACACCATACATAAAATATATAATCAAAGATAACAAAGTCGTAAGCTCTGATAAAAGTCAAAAATATGTTAAATCTATACCTAAAACAGAAACGGGTATTAAAAAAATACTCAGACAAGATGAAATAGAATTTCTTTTAACAAAATATGGTTTAAAAGAAATTTAAAAAGGAGCAAATCATGATTTTAATAACATCTGCTATGGATGAAGAAGCAATCGAAATAAATAATATGATTAAAGATAAAGAAGAAATCATATTGGATGATTATTTAAATAAGAAAAAAATTTATAAAGGAGAAATATCAGGACATAAAGTAATCTCTTTAACAACTGGTATTGGTAAAGTAAATGCTGCTACTTGGACTAGCTACATTATATCAAAATACAAAATCACTCATATAATAAGCTCGGGAACTGCCGGTGGCATAAAAGAATCTGAAAATATCAAAATAGCAGACATAGTAGTATCATCAGAAACAGCATTTCATGACTTTAATTTAACTAAATTTGGATATAAAACAGGACAAGTACCAAATCTTCCACAAAAATTTAAATCAGACGAAAATTTATTAAGAAAAACTGTTGAGGTTATTGAAGATAAAATTAACAATATTAATGCTCACATTGGTCTAATACTTACAGGTGATCAATTTATTGGAGATGAAAAACAACTAGAAGAAATTACAAAAAACTTCCCAGATGCTTTAGCTGTAGAAATGGAGAGTGCGGCAATTGCTCAAGTAGCATACATATTCAAAATACCTTTCATTATTACACGCTCTGTATCTGATTTAGCAAGAATCAAAGACAATCACATGGATTTTAATAAGTTTTTACAAGTTGCATCAGTTAATGCAGCTAATATGGTAAAGGAACTAATTAAACTCATATAAGGTGATAATATTATGCCTAATAATAACCAAACATCAACATCTGAAGCAGTTTCTGAAGGACATCCAGATAAAATTGCAGATCAAATTTCTGATGCAATACTTGACGAAATACTTAAAAAGGATCAAACAGCAAAAGTAGCCTGTGAAACATTAATTTCAAAAAATTTAGTGATAGTAGCAGGAGAGATAAATAGCAAAGCAAAAAATTTAATCAATATACAAGAAATAGCAAAACAAACAATAAAGAATATTGGATATACAAATATAGAATATGGACTTGATTATAAGTATGCTACAATAATTGATATTACTGGACATCAGTCAATTGATATTACAAATGCCGTTGAAAAAAAAAATTCTAAAATCATAGGAGCAGGAGATCAAGGAATAATTTTTGGTTATGCATGCAATGAAACTGAAAATTTTTTACCCATAGCATATGAATTAGCTAACTTAATTTTGAAAAAAGCAAGTAAACTTAGAAAATCAGGTGAAATTGAATGGCTACGCCCCGACGCAAAATCCCAAGTTACCATAGAATATGACTCTAATAAAATTCCTATTAAAATCAATAATATTGTTGTATCCCATCAACATGATCCTGATATTCCTCAAGATTTCCTAAAGGAAACAATCATTGAAAAAATTATAAGGCCTGTCCTTGAAAGCAAATCAATGCTTAATAATGATATTAAATATTATATTAATCCCTCAGGTAATTTTGTCATTGGTGGACCTACTGGAGACACAGGTCTTACAGGAAGAAAAATTATTGCTGACAGTTACGGTGGTTTTGCAAGACATGGAGGTGGAGCTTATAGTGGAAAAGATGCTACTAAAGTTGATAGATCAGCAGCTTACATGGCAAGATATATTGCTAAGAACATGGTAGCAGCAGGCATTTCTAGAGAATTTGAAATGCAACTAGCTTATGCTATTGGGATTCCAAACCCAATATCTGTTAAAATAACTACAGGTATAAACGACAGCGCATATGAAAAAAAAATATTAACTTTTATTTTAAATAACTTCGATCTAACTCCCAATGGCATAATCAAAAAATTAAAATTACGAGAACCTATTTATTCTAAAACATGCACATATGGACATTTTGGTAAAAGTGAGATGGAATGGGAAAAATTAGACTTCGTAGATAAAATAAAAAAGGAGTTCAAATATGAATAAAATAACAAGCTTTACAATTGATCATACAAAACTACAACCTGGTATATATATTTCAAGAAAAGATACATTTGAAAATTTAACATTCACTACTGTAGACATTAGAATGAAAGCTCCTAATAGGGAACCTGTAATAAATAACTCAGAAATACATACAATTGAACATATAGGAGCAGAAATGCTTAGAAATAACAAAGTCTGGGGCGACAAGATATTATATTTTGGACCAATGGGCTGTCGGACAGGATTTTATCTAATTCTTTTAGGTGATTACGAAAGCAGAGATCTTATTGATTTAATATCGTGGCTTTTTCATGAAATTGTTAATTTGCAAGGAAATATTATAGGCGCAACAGCTCACGAATGTGGAAATTATCAAGATCACAATTTAAATATGGCAAAATATGAATCTAATCGGTATTTAGAAATATTAAGCAATATAAAAGAAGAGAATTTAATATATCCTTAATAACAATTAAAATTTATTTTGTATATTAACAATCTACAAAAATTATCCTATTTGGAGAAAATTTAATATTATAAAAGCCAATTTATCACATATAGGCAAATAAAATTAAATAGTATATAACTTGACAAAAAGTCATAATAAATATAAACAAAAAGCAAAAAAATTTATATTTAAAAGATATTAAATATTATTACTTATCTTTTGAGATAACTCCAAAAATTCATCTCCTAAGAGCTCAATATTGCTACCTCTTTTAAACCCAAAATTATCCCCTTTAAATCTTGGCAATACATGAAAATGAGTATGAAAAATAACCTGACCTGCATCAGCACCAATTGCAGTATAAATATTAATACCATTACAAATATTTAATCCTAATTTTTTTAAGGACAAAGCCACTTTGTTACAAACCCTTAATATTTGACCATTAAGTTCAGCGCTCATATCTAAAGCATCATTACTATGTTGTTTTGGAATAACAAGCGTATGTCCAATATTTAAAGGATTAATATCAAGAAAAGCAAGTACTAACTCATCCTCATATACTTTATAACATGGAACCTCATTTTGTACTATTTTGCAAAAAATACACTCACTCAAAAATTTCTCCTATTTAATTATAAGATTAAAAAAAATTAAATTAATATCTAAAAATAATTGCTTAACACTAATTTAGCTATATTAAAATAAGCAATCAAGGTAATAACATCAGCAACAGTAGTAATTAAGGGTCCTGCCATTAAAGCTGGATCTATTCTTATGAATTTAGCTAAAATTGGTAAAAGACCCCCCAATATTTTTGCGACCATTAAACCTATCATCAAACATGAAGATACAACAAAAGCTATTTTAAATTTTTCACCATGCTCAGGAATAACAAAAAGTACAATTCTTATAAAATTAATACTAGCAAGAATTAAACCAACTAAAATACTAACACATATTTCTTTAATTAGCACTCTAAAAAAGTCTCTTACCTTAAGAGTTCCAAGGGCAAGTTCACGAATAATTAATGCAGAGGCTTGAGAACCAGCGTTCCCCGAAGTATCCATTAAAAGTGGAATAAAGCTAGTTAAAATAACTAAAGACAAGACCAAATTCTGATAATTAGTAATTATAGTAGCAGTTAGAGTAGAAGATATCATAAGAATCAAAAGCCAAACAATTCTATTTTTTGTCATATCAAAAATAGAAGTATCAAGATAAGACCTCCCTAAAGGAGTAACAGCAGCCATTATATGAAAATCTTCGGTATTTAAATTTTGAATAACTTCAAGAATATCATCAATAATGATGATCCCTATCATCCTACCCTCATTATCAACAACAGGAACACTTGAAATATCATGATTTTGAAAAAGAAGAGCAACATCTTCCTTCTCATCACTAACTTTAACAATATAAAATCCATTACTCTTCATTATTGCAGAAATCACAACATCATCACTAGACAACATCAAATCTTCAATCTTTATAACGCCCTTTAATCGTTTTTCTTCATCAGTAATATAATAGGTATAAATGTCTTCTTTAGTTTTTGCTACTTTTCTAATATAATCAAGAGCTTCTCCAACACAAAAATAATCTTTAAGTTCAATATACTCTATTGTTACAATTGACCCAGCAGAATCATCATTATAAGATAAAAATTTATTAATAATCTCTCTGTTTTCTTCAGTAGAACTTGCTAAAAACCTTTGCACTACATTTGCTGGAACTTCTTCTAAGAGATCAATGACATCATAAAGATTTAACTCATCTATCATTTCTCTTATCTCTTTATTTGTAAAAGAATTTGCTAATTTATTTTTTGTAACTTGATCAAAATTAGAAAAAGCTTCAACAGCAACTTTTTTTGGAAGAAATCTATAAAGTAAAATCAAATCAGAACCATTAAGTTTTTTAAGAGCCTCACTAATATCAAAGGCATCGTATTTTAAAAGTTCTTCCTTTATTTTAGAATATCTTCTATTCTCAAGTAAGGTTTTTAAAAATACAACATCTATCATATCAACATCTCCAAGTTCTAACTTTGAATAAATGTCATAGCAGTGGACTATTAATTAAAGCTTATCCAAAAGCATTGAACACCTACCTGAAGGTATAGGTAGAGTTTTCTCTTTTTTATTTAATATATTTATTGTGAAATAATAAAGTTTTTCAGATTCCATTTTAATCTCCCAGCCTCTCTTGCCCTTATTACATATAATCGTAGTTTGATTTTTTTTAAGAGATAAACTCTCTATTCCCATAATTTCAAGAGTAGGAATATTCCAATAAACTGTTTTATCGGGCAAACTAATTGTAAGTCCAATAATATTTTCTATCATCAAACTAATACTAAAAAGTGCTAGATAACAAATAATATCTTTCTCTGGAAGAATTTTTTTATCAACATCTAAAAATGCAGGGCCTTCTTTCATTGGCTTATAAGCCTCCCAAATATGCCCCTTAACTTTACCATCAGGCAATAGAGTGTCTAATATATAATATAAGTGTCTTATGGTAAATTCCCTTGCAATATTTGCACGCCTACAATATTCAAGTCCTTTAATAACAAAAAAATTCATATAAGTGTAAACAGAACCATAATATCCATTGCCATCTGAATTAAACCTGGGGTCATTAGCCGAAAGAGTAGGAAAAGGATTTGGAGTTCCAAAATGTTTATGGCTTTTCAAATAAAAAATCATTCTCTCTATTCTGTCTTCACTTGGAATTTCAGAAAGAAGTGGTAAAAATCCAACTATGGTTTTACATCTAATAATATTTTCATCAATATCAAGATCATAATAAAACCCATCTTTCTCATCCCACATTAATGAATTAATTTTAGCTTTAAGAGAAAAAAATCTTTTCTTATATTCAAGTGACACACTCTTATCATTTAGTATATCTGCCAATTTGGCAATACAATATGCACTATGTACTTGCAATGAATTAAAATCTATTGGATAATACGCACCTTCTCTGGGAGAATTTTTATAAAAAATTTTATTCATATCAATTGAATAAAGACCATTTGGCTTTAAAAACTTTTTTTCTATCCACTTATAATATCTATCAAGAATTGGTAGAACATCACAAATACGTTTCTTATTACCTGTTTTATGATATAAATTATATTCAACCCAAGCAAAAATGGGTAATCCAATACCATCATCATTTCCTTCCATATAAAGAATATTATTATTATGATCATATCGGGCCCTAATTGCACCAGATGCCTCTTGAAGTTCATAAAATTTATCAATGGTAGATGTGGGAGAATATTCTCCATTACTATAAACAAGAAAAAAGCTTGAAAGACAAGCTTGAAGTTGATCTATAAATCCAAGATTTTCAGAATAATAATTTCTATCCTTTTTACTCTTTTCCAAAGCTTGAGAGAAAACAATTTTATCTTGAATCCACGAAAGACTCTTATTATAAATATCAATAAAATCCTGATCATAATAATAAATTTTGGGAAATACATTCTTATTCAATGCTCAAACCTCTGAAAAACAAATATCAATCGACTTCTATTTATTATACATTATAATAATAATAAAATGAGAATTGAAACCTAAAAATTTTAAAGCTAGGACGTAGCTAATTCAAATTAATCATATTTAAAGCAGATTGCTACTTTAAAATCAAAAAAGCTTAATAATAAATTATACAAACTTAAATCAACTTAGTTTACTAAACTATATATAAATAATAATAATTCAATATTATTATTAACTCAAGAAGATTCCCACCCTCCTAAGAAAATCAACATAAGCCTCTTTAGTATTAGGAACAACAATTTCCCCATTCATTATCCTTTCAGAAATATGCTCCAATTCATTCTCAAGCTCAAAAGAAATCTCTTTAGGATTTCTAACAAAGCCTAGAAAGCCTTCTCTTAATCCATAATTTAACACTCTACCACCTTCAAAAATATTTGTTTTTAAATAATTTGAAGTAACAATACTCAAAACCCGTCCAATATCTTTAATTGAGGATGTAATAACATTCTCAGGTGCAAGGTGTGACTGATCCTGATCAACGCCAATAACATAATGTCCATCTCCAAGCTCCTTGGCAACCTCAATAACTCCAAGCCCAGCTAATCCCGCAGCATGATAAACAATGTCTACACCATTTGCATACATATCATTTGTCATACTCTTACCAGTATAAATATCAACAAAACTACCAATATACTTACTATCAACAATAATATTCTTATTCGCATACATAGCACCAGCTTCATATCCATATCTAAATGCATTAATCACTGCACTATCCATTCCACCTAAAAATCCAATTTTTCCTGTTTTAGATACTTTAGCTGCAATATAACCTACTAAAAATGCACATTCTTCAACTCTAAAAGTTATAGCTAACAAGTTATCTGGAACTCTTAAATCTTGCCTATTATAAATAGGATCAATGATTACACATTTAATACCTGGATTTTTTTCAGCAACAATAACAGCAAGATCACTAAAGTTATATCCAATTAGCCAAATAAGATCTAAGCCATTATTTTTTAATGATTCAATATCAGACAAATAAAAATCTGGATTTGACTCTTTCATAACTATTTCTAATCCAAATTCCTTCTCTAACTTTTTAGCAGCCTTCCAAGCACTTTCATGAAAAGCATTATCATTAAATTTTCCATCAATTAATACAGCAATTTTAACAGAACTATTATCCAATTTAACATCAGAACATGAAAAACATAAAATACATAAAGATAAAAATAAATTTTTCACATATATCTCCGTTTAAGATTAATCTAATAAGATCTTATAACCTTGGATTAAATAAATCAAACTCATATTTAATTATTATTTAACTTATAAGTTTGACAACATCTAATAAAAAAGTGTATATGAACTTTTCAAACCTATTGAAGCATAAAAATAATAATATTTGCAAGTACTAGAATGACAATGTTCCTTATTAACTACCGATTCAATATTCTCAAAATCAATTTTTGGGCTATAATTACTATAATAATTTTTCAAAAAAGAAACTTTTACAGTAAAATAAGATACAAATAATAAAATAAATTATATATTTGCTAAATTATGCATTAATTTAATAGAACATGAATATCTAAAAATTTGTTATATTCATCAATATTGCTTGGAGCCAAAATATCTCCACTAATTATCTTATCTTCTATAGCTTTAATCTTAATTACAATATTTTTATTTATGTTAGCGTTATCCTTAATAATACTCACAGCCTCATCTTTTAGTCCTAACTCTAATATTCTCCCACCAGAAAAATTATTTGTTTCTAAATAACTCTTTGTTATTTCATAAATAGAATGCCCAATATTTCTAACAACTGATGTTAAAACATTATCAGGTGCAAGATATGATTGATCCTGATCAACTCCGATAATATAATGGCCAATCCCAAGTTCCTTTGCAACCTCAATCGAACCAAGACCTGATAGTCCTGCTGCTACAAAAATAATATCAATATTATCTTTATACATTTTTAAAGAAATAGTTCTAGCTAAAGCTAAATCCACAAATGAGCCAACATATTGAGACGTTAACTTAATATCCCTATTTGCATATTTAGCACCAGCTTCATACCCGTACCTAAATGCATTAACAATTGAACTATCAATTCCACCTAAAAATCCAATTTTTCCTGTTTTAGATGTATTAGCAGCAAGATAACCCGCTAGAAATGAGGCTTCTTCTACTTTAAATGAAAGACCAAGCAAATTTTCTGGAATTTTTACACCATCTCTATAAACAACATCAATAGCTCCATACTTAATATCTCTATTTAACAAAGCAGATTGTTCAATGGCTTCCTGAAATCTATAACCAACTCCCCAAATAACACTAGAACCTTTATCCTTAAAAGCTTCTAAATCACTAATATAAGATTTGCCTATTGAATCTTTACCAAAAACCTCAACTTCAAAATTTTTTTTTAACATTTGAATGCCTTGCCAAGCACTCTCACCAAAAGACTTGTCTTCAAAAACTCCATCAACTATTAAAGAAATCACTGGTTTATTTAAAGACTTAAAATCAGATACTTTCTTAACACATCCTATAAAAGATAAAACAATAACAATGAACAATACTAATTTATGCATGATACAATTCCTTATGATTACCTAACTACTATTTATTTAACATAATTAATAATAAAAGCATCATAAGATTTTTTATCTTTTGGAACTTCAATCTCATTTTTAATCATCTTATCTTTAATTTCTGCAAATCCATCATAATCAGTCATCAAGTCTGTATTAATCAACTTATTAAAAATTAAATCAAATACCCCATCTTTAAATCCAAATTCTAATTGATTCCCTCCGTTCCATTTTCCAAACTCTAAATAAGCCTTTGTCAAATCTAAAATAACAACATCAATTCTCTTAACATATGAAATAATCACGTTTTTAGGTGCAAGATATGATTGATCTTGATCAACCCCAATGATATAATGCTCATCTCCAAGCTCTTTGGCAATTTCAATAGCACCAAGTCCCGAGAGTCCTGCTGCTGCAAATAAAATATCAACTCCAGAAGCGTACATCTTGCTTGCCATAGAACGTCCAAGTGTTAGATCAGAAAATGTACCTATATATTGAGAATTTAATTCAATATTTGTATTTGCATATTTAGCACCAGCTTCATATCCATATCTAAATGCATTGACAACTTCACCATCCATTCCACCTAAAAATCCAATTTTACCAGTCTTAGATATCTTAGCAGCAAGATAACCTGCTAAAAAAGCTCCCTCCTCAGATCTAAATTTTACATTTACTAAATTCTTAGGTAAATTAAAATCTTTTGCATAAGATCCTTCAATAACAGCATAATTAGCATTAGAATTTTCTATAGACTTTTGTAAAAACACATCTGTAAATTTAAAACCAATTCCCCAAGTTAAGCTAGAACCAGCTTCTTCTAATCCGCCCATATCTGCTAAGTAATCAGAAACCTTGGATTCTTTTTTAATTATTTTAACATCAAACTCTTCTTTGATTTGATCTATTGCCTTAGAAGAACCTTCATTAAAACCCCTATCATCAAAATTTCCATCAACAATTAAAGCAATAGTATTAG is a genomic window containing:
- the metK gene encoding methionine adenosyltransferase; its protein translation is MPNNNQTSTSEAVSEGHPDKIADQISDAILDEILKKDQTAKVACETLISKNLVIVAGEINSKAKNLINIQEIAKQTIKNIGYTNIEYGLDYKYATIIDITGHQSIDITNAVEKKNSKIIGAGDQGIIFGYACNETENFLPIAYELANLILKKASKLRKSGEIEWLRPDAKSQVTIEYDSNKIPIKINNIVVSHQHDPDIPQDFLKETIIEKIIRPVLESKSMLNNDIKYYINPSGNFVIGGPTGDTGLTGRKIIADSYGGFARHGGGAYSGKDATKVDRSAAYMARYIAKNMVAAGISREFEMQLAYAIGIPNPISVKITTGINDSAYEKKILTFILNNFDLTPNGIIKKLKLREPIYSKTCTYGHFGKSEMEWEKLDFVDKIKKEFKYE
- a CDS encoding BMP family protein encodes the protein MLKKVLVFFFILGCADSQNKVSLSNTIALIVDGNFDDRGFNEGSSKAIDQIKEEFDVKIIKKESKVSDYLADMGGLEEAGSSLTWGIGFKFTDVFLQKSIENSNANYAVIEGSYAKDFNLPKNLVNVKFRSEEGAFLAGYLAAKISKTGKIGFLGGMDGEVVNAFRYGYEAGAKYANTNIELNSQYIGTFSDLTLGRSMASKMYASGVDILFAAAGLSGLGAIEIAKELGDEHYIIGVDQDQSYLAPKNVIISYVKRIDVVILDLTKAYLEFGKWNGGNQLEFGFKDGVFDLIFNKLINTDLMTDYDGFAEIKDKMIKNEIEVPKDKKSYDAFIINYVK
- a CDS encoding HD-GYP domain-containing protein, with amino-acid sequence MQNFDNLAKDIKNFSYIIDEDFLVWPENSFLTSKNIELIEKWDLQKAIKMKKTFFNESAMQTTQQLIDIEYDAESLANYHILISNLEEVYETCKKHKKIYYQDVLPTVKKVIEFYKKNQKTFIKYIKIPKLLSAYNTIHPVNTAILTVALGSEMNLNNHKMVELCTAALLHKIGFLFIPLKISEKKEKLSEEEFEIIKKYPSIGYTILSTTNFSQSICSTILTHKENLDGSGYPNKLKSENINIESNVIGAASAYSAILLDRIYKEALNSGASLIELIQDADKKFDKRVLKLIIKVLSQCPLDFIVELNDQSIAKIIKISETNANTPYIKYIIKDNKVVSSDKSQKYVKSIPKTETGIKKILRQDEIEFLLTKYGLKEI
- a CDS encoding 5'-methylthioadenosine/adenosylhomocysteine nucleosidase, giving the protein MILITSAMDEEAIEINNMIKDKEEIILDDYLNKKKIYKGEISGHKVISLTTGIGKVNAATWTSYIISKYKITHIISSGTAGGIKESENIKIADIVVSSETAFHDFNLTKFGYKTGQVPNLPQKFKSDENLLRKTVEVIEDKINNINAHIGLILTGDQFIGDEKQLEEITKNFPDALAVEMESAAIAQVAYIFKIPFIITRSVSDLARIKDNHMDFNKFLQVASVNAANMVKELIKLI
- a CDS encoding BMP family protein, with protein sequence MHKLVLFIVIVLSFIGCVKKVSDFKSLNKPVISLIVDGVFEDKSFGESAWQGIQMLKKNFEVEVFGKDSIGKSYISDLEAFKDKGSSVIWGVGYRFQEAIEQSALLNRDIKYGAIDVVYRDGVKIPENLLGLSFKVEEASFLAGYLAANTSKTGKIGFLGGIDSSIVNAFRYGYEAGAKYANRDIKLTSQYVGSFVDLALARTISLKMYKDNIDIIFVAAGLSGLGSIEVAKELGIGHYIIGVDQDQSYLAPDNVLTSVVRNIGHSIYEITKSYLETNNFSGGRILELGLKDEAVSIIKDNANINKNIVIKIKAIEDKIISGDILAPSNIDEYNKFLDIHVLLN
- a CDS encoding S-ribosylhomocysteine lyase, translating into MNKITSFTIDHTKLQPGIYISRKDTFENLTFTTVDIRMKAPNREPVINNSEIHTIEHIGAEMLRNNKVWGDKILYFGPMGCRTGFYLILLGDYESRDLIDLISWLFHEIVNLQGNIIGATAHECGNYQDHNLNMAKYESNRYLEILSNIKEENLIYP
- the mgtE gene encoding magnesium transporter, which encodes MIDVVFLKTLLENRRYSKIKEELLKYDAFDISEALKKLNGSDLILLYRFLPKKVAVEAFSNFDQVTKNKLANSFTNKEIREMIDELNLYDVIDLLEEVPANVVQRFLASSTEENREIINKFLSYNDDSAGSIVTIEYIELKDYFCVGEALDYIRKVAKTKEDIYTYYITDEEKRLKGVIKIEDLMLSSDDVVISAIMKSNGFYIVKVSDEKEDVALLFQNHDISSVPVVDNEGRMIGIIIIDDILEVIQNLNTEDFHIMAAVTPLGRSYLDTSIFDMTKNRIVWLLILMISSTLTATIITNYQNLVLSLVILTSFIPLLMDTSGNAGSQASALIIRELALGTLKVRDFFRVLIKEICVSILVGLILASINFIRIVLFVIPEHGEKFKIAFVVSSCLMIGLMVAKILGGLLPILAKFIRIDPALMAGPLITTVADVITLIAYFNIAKLVLSNYF
- a CDS encoding HIT family protein, producing MSECIFCKIVQNEVPCYKVYEDELVLAFLDINPLNIGHTLVIPKQHSNDALDMSAELNGQILRVCNKVALSLKKLGLNICNGINIYTAIGADAGQVIFHTHFHVLPRFKGDNFGFKRGSNIELLGDEFLELSQKISNNI
- a CDS encoding BMP family protein encodes the protein MKNLFLSLCILCFSCSDVKLDNSSVKIAVLIDGKFNDNAFHESAWKAAKKLEKEFGLEIVMKESNPDFYLSDIESLKNNGLDLIWLIGYNFSDLAVIVAEKNPGIKCVIIDPIYNRQDLRVPDNLLAITFRVEECAFLVGYIAAKVSKTGKIGFLGGMDSAVINAFRYGYEAGAMYANKNIIVDSKYIGSFVDIYTGKSMTNDMYANGVDIVYHAAGLAGLGVIEVAKELGDGHYVIGVDQDQSHLAPENVITSSIKDIGRVLSIVTSNYLKTNIFEGGRVLNYGLREGFLGFVRNPKEISFELENELEHISERIMNGEIVVPNTKEAYVDFLRRVGIFLS
- a CDS encoding trehalase family glycosidase; amino-acid sequence: MNKNVFPKIYYYDQDFIDIYNKSLSWIQDKIVFSQALEKSKKDRNYYSENLGFIDQLQACLSSFFLVYSNGEYSPTSTIDKFYELQEASGAIRARYDHNNNILYMEGNDDGIGLPIFAWVEYNLYHKTGNKKRICDVLPILDRYYKWIEKKFLKPNGLYSIDMNKIFYKNSPREGAYYPIDFNSLQVHSAYCIAKLADILNDKSVSLEYKKRFFSLKAKINSLMWDEKDGFYYDLDIDENIIRCKTIVGFLPLLSEIPSEDRIERMIFYLKSHKHFGTPNPFPTLSANDPRFNSDGNGYYGSVYTYMNFFVIKGLEYCRRANIAREFTIRHLYYILDTLLPDGKVKGHIWEAYKPMKEGPAFLDVDKKILPEKDIICYLALFSISLMIENIIGLTISLPDKTVYWNIPTLEIMGIESLSLKKNQTTIICNKGKRGWEIKMESEKLYYFTINILNKKEKTLPIPSGRCSMLLDKL